In Plasmodium reichenowi strain SY57 chromosome 1, whole genome shotgun sequence, the following are encoded in one genomic region:
- a CDS encoding hypothetical protein (conserved Plasmodium protein, unknown function): MFSRIKHCRYLRIQRVNSNGYDHLKNNYFIHMSYQHMTNEKKEEIKYYEEYKEDCNILSSLRKNDFKHILNDDDKKDINKLKRKLLKLLKDYHPDMYIKEKNVERKKKKEEIFIEIYNKYKNIDRDFEQMGFSDIIDESIYEDEDDRNERIEKYKRYSEGKRKDIATKHIEMYIVISILLTFGLVFSICVYLPFKGSSYDLEHIYENVEERKDDNVVTCFYNPIMRRYEYLPQNRNYIPPNPRQLYNFYKNNFPELPIDEDILKLKHFEMIKLPKNRAKKCRLFYDVKTNELIFLKKKKKDFAAIS; this comes from the exons atgttctCTAGAATTAAACATTGTAGATACTTAAGAATACAACGAGTAAACAGTAATGGTTATGATCACTTAAAAAacaattattttatacatatgtcATACCAGCATATGACCaatgagaaaaaagaagagataaaatattatgaagaatataaagaagattgtaatatattaagtAGCTTGAGAAAGAATGATTTTAAGCATATTCTTAATGATGAcgataaaaaagatataaacaaattaaaaagg aaATTGTTGAAGTTGCTCAAGGATTATCACCCAGATATGTACattaaagaaaagaatGTAGAAcggaagaaaaaaaaagaagaaatatttatagaaatatacaacaagtataaaaatatagatagGGATTTTGAACAAATGGGATTCTCAGATATAATTGATGAGTCTATATATGAAGACGAAGATGACAgaa aTGAACGAATTGAAAAATACAAAAGATATTCAGAAGGAAAACGAAAGGATATAGCAACCAAACACATAGAAATGTATATTGTCATATCTATTTTATTAACGTTTGGATTGGTTTTTTCCATATGCGTGTATTTACCTTTTAAAGGATCAAGTTATGATCTAGAACA TATTTATGAAAATGTCGAAGAGAGAAAAGATGATAATGTGGTAACTTGTTTTTACAATCCTATAATGAGAAGATATGAGTATCTACCACAAAATAGAAATTACATTCCCCCCAATCCTAGGCAGCTATACAAC TTTTACAAGAACAACTTCCCTGAACTTCCCATAGATGAGGACATTTTAAAATTGAAGCATTTCGAAATGATTAAG TTACCAAAAAATCGAGCAAAGAAATGCAGACTTTTTTACGACGTAAAAACAAACGaactaatttttttaaaaaaaaaaaaaaaagattttGCGGCAATTTCATAA
- a CDS encoding hypothetical protein (conserved Plasmodium protein, unknown function), whose amino-acid sequence MESYIRESKKLTLKSNKGKKLLRYLDISLNNKSLHDSHILELVKILKKIIKIVYNTYYCLNIDLSENYITCIGLKTLLKYILNYNENIGVNILKLYKNSIKDDGALLIKQLVYIQKIPMEELHLSHNLIQDNACKELLLSFVQAKKDSTYVYPRYDKYQNPYKHAQIPVWIRLEYNCIHNPKDILKEVEDCAKKKRGYKSNLIVCSALKSDKRCCPYKCLNASIRNTPIMHVYMFIHQKENIVNGKMKEEKNDFVSLEGVLDKNEKSNLNNDKNADENMIKLDSSKLGNKNKFKNENDEFEEEIDVDDVDDVDDVDEVDDDEDDEDDEDDDEDDEDDDEDDDDDDEDDDDDDDDEDDYDDDEYDDDDDDDEDDDDDDDENYNLKDKNNLKGFENNKRIKGNKKGSEKPFVVNKEMVVDNKNKNINNEEDEKNIDKKKSMNKKKRKKKKKRVNNYNNNNNNINNNNNNNNNNNNSNNNSNNKKKSNLLKDKKNSNTSTCNKFMNNTHNLNKSFSNVASDMYNKDTNMSSLNTSENTLPLYIILDCSAVLDMKELWKDKSILPFSFPGLLYLYNNKLLKANTIGNGNISTNNINMNSNNNNNNSSSSNNNNSSCSNNNNKMGNDNFICLMCSYVANELKIVCQKSEIIRQKMINLKLNIWDKLSELGIIEFLSVPKDFKENKKNFLNSSFLTDEQIKLANEYYDISYETLQMIQFSIVWSTYIFKISNKEIVIENNKKEINKSDMKKSKKTIFTEVLYLTSSSNIYSFFEYLYEQDINFILPLCVTVNQINKYIQDEHSYIIDILMNNAKPDKYGKLQFNKSFFQQFIKEKYSKYLYNNTKEEILNDKKKQSKSTTICNTKPLSCDMLEQVNEEEHIFNTIKNKDGVLTSQNNLHNNNGSEYLIHGMGTMRISDDMLNNSNDIKKNNNNNNNNNKFSSVQQMVDNKSVAQSILSHNNNNNNNVNSINNNNNSYDIYDIISVKSFSNDNVNNMCSVDKMMNVHNNIVSSKNTKEDELLKEHNLYLKKGSEVVPNNQYYNLGEYNKLNLQMLNVTDLDILEKRTDINDIFNNSLSETNKSANNTTTNNNNNNNNIHSNNIHNNIHNIHNNGAIRTNSVSAENHLILDNRNNKKKTDMLENMIYCSTIESKLMGLNKNKMEGNLDMNNDNINNDNINNDNINNDNVNNDHLNSVVRGHTVDCELTTEDAVAQKKGASKDKSGTPSDNKVSIYELLINAFNGKKKNVTKNVNEKNKNAENDEGVGLRSDANRNMNNTNNVDNTNNLDNTNNLDNTNNVDNTNNVDNTNNVDNTNNVDNTNNVDNTNNMNRDDKDQSILMSQIKLKNDHRSEEEQLHLKGKTNHKDSIINEKRKSMMEKKSISLHKNVSNNDNLAFLNNQQDDNINHANHTRSTIQKMSVFHNNNMSNIPSGCAMQNDEDNMVLLGNENMLFKKGGSIMNFGDVDNNTICAMNKNERRLTNNMKVGPNIIADNKDEELVNVEKLNNGELVYIGKNICSEQLINQRKVVEWKLSFENHKVDIVNTSMLLEELILNPTVCKYVPGELYNKILKCYEKLDFMITNLNNINEEMETMKNVYNTESNNNNNNNNNNEHGDNNIDNIVNKNVRTSLLKNDYMKTAPTERNNSINHSMNENDVSMMYDDFKNYWDSPLGKNNSINNMMMMMNNSINNINRGSNSMNLSASELMKSISNGIHLNQKMNTLTSSLPHDFLLNNNMLGSITNNNNNNSNNNNSNNNNSSNNNSNNNNSSNNNSSNNNNSNNNNNNNNINLGMTTPLNNANIIQNHLNNSMLKNNMVNKNSAHNLSSHLNNNNKISKKKSTLSTYNNNMNESNNSMNLNMNMNSTNNLNSSSVMMMLMNNAQNNSVGSNELNFNNNKNNSIQKKYINNNNNNNNSNNSNNSNSNNNDMTLLLNNMNDVRISPNVLLNNNNLFFQGNSYKKDESNTGNKMSKDMNLINNAHTNVEMMKNDNMNNNNSSNNNFVVGRDLKDIKTLNKILLLNNSNLNSIKGVSLNEKQLLNYINHNNHNNNNNSSSSNNSMSGMPSVNSNIDASLLTLLSMTKNNNNNNNNNNNNNNNYINNIGSGISCTGISNKNLMINNQNAKNNNHNNNNNDKFKGGNPFNDFNGMVTSNNIKKILNNENNNNNNNLYMMNNNKIPINDINVQYVEALNSQFNFLSRDSRKIDTENNAINILNFSNDLEKKSNNTMVDICEKTNNKKI is encoded by the coding sequence ATGGAATCCTATATAAGGGAAAGTAAAAAGCTTACCCTTAAAAGTAATAAGGGGAAGAAGCTACTAAGATATTTAGATATatctttaaataataaatcattaCATGATAGTCATATATTAGAACtagtaaaaatattgaagaagataataaagatagtatataatacatactattgtttaaatattgatttaagtgaaaattatataacatgTATAGGATTAAAAACAttgttaaaatatatattaaattataatgagAATATAGgagtaaatatattaaaattatataaaaatagtaTAAAAGATGATGGGGCATTATTAATTAAGCAGCTTGTATATATACAGAAAATTCCCATGGAAGAGTTACATTTATCACATAATTTAATACAAGACAATGCATGcaaagaattattattaagtTTTGTTCAGGCAAAAAAGGATAgtacatatgtatatccAAGATATGATAAATACCAGAATCCATATAAGCATGCTCAAATCCCTGTATGGATACGTTTAGAATATAATTGTATTCATAATCctaaagatatattaaaagaagtAGAAGATTGTgcaaagaaaaaaagaggTTACAAAAGTAATTTAATTGTATGCTCAGCTTTAAAGAGTGATAAACGATGTTGTCCATACAAATGCTTAAATGCATCTATTCGTAATACGCCCATTATGCATGTGTATATGTTTATTCatcaaaaagaaaatattgTGAACGGTAAAATGAAAGAAGAGAAAAATGATTTCGTTTCTCTGGAAGGTGTCCtagataaaaatgaaaagagCAACTTGAATAATGATAAGAATGCTGATGagaatatgataaaattgGATAGCAGTAAATTAGgaaataagaataaatttaagaatgaaaatgatgaatTTGAAGAAGAAATAGATGTTGACGATGTTGACGATGTTGACGATGTTGACGAAGTTGACGATGATGAggatgatgaagatgatgaagatgatgatgaGGATGACGAAGATGATGATGAGGATGAcgatgatgatgatgaagatgacGATGAcgatgatgatgatgaagatgactatgatgatgatgaatATGACGACGATGATGAcgatgatgaagatgatgatgacGATGATGATGAGAATTACAATTTgaaagataaaaataatttgaaaggttttgaaaataataagagGATAAAAGGTAACAAAAAAGGTTCTGAGAAACCATTTGTTGTTAATAAAGAAATGGTTGTtgataataagaataagaatataaataatgaggaggatgaaaaaaatattgataaaaagaaaagtatgaataagaaaaagaggaagaagaagaagaagcgtgttaataattacaacaataataataacaacatcaataataataataataataataataataataataatagtaataataatagtaataataagaagaaaagTAATTTGCTTAAAGATAAGAAGAATAGTAATACCAGTACatgtaataaatttatgaataatactcataatttaaataaaagttTTAGTAATGTAGCCTCtgatatgtataataaGGATACAAATATGAGTTCATTAAATACAAGTGAGAATACTTTacctttatatataatattggATTGTTCTGCAGTATTAGATATGAAAGAATTATGGAAGGATAAGTCGATTTTACCATTTAGTTTTCCAggtttattatatttatataataataaattattgAAGGCTAATACGATTGGTAATGGTAACATTAGtactaataatattaatatgaatagtaataataataataataacagtagtagtagtaataataataatagtagttgtagtaataataataataaaatggGGAACGATAATTTCATATGCCTTATGTGTAGTTATGTTGCAAACGAATTGAAAATCGTTTGTCAAAAGAGCGAGATAATAAGACAAAAGATGATTAACTtgaaattaaatatttgGGATAAACTTTCTGAATTAGGAATTATTGAATTTTTAAGTGTGCCTAAAgattttaaagaaaataaaaagaactttttaaattcttcttttttaacAGATGAACAGATAAAGCTAGCTAATGAGTATTATGATATATCATATGAAACCCTACAGATGATACAATTTTCTATTGTATGGtctacatatatttttaaaattagTAATAAAGAGATTgttatagaaaataataagaaagaaataaataagtcCGATATGAAGAAAAGTAAAAAGACGATTTTTACAGAGGTTTTGTATTTAACATCTTCTTCgaatatttattcttttttcgaatatttatatgaacaagatattaattttatattaccATTATGTGTAACCGTTAAtcaaattaataaatatatacaagaTGAGCATAGTTAtattatagatatattGATGAATAATGCTAAACCGGATAAATATGGTAAATTacaatttaataaatcattCTTTCAAcaatttataaaagaaaaatattcaaagtatttgtataataatacaaaggaagaaatattaaatgataagAAGAAACAAAGTAAAAGCACTACTATATGTAACACCAAACCGTTGTCATGTGATATGTTAGAACAAGTGAATGAAGAAGAACACATATTTAATACCATTAAGAATAAGGATGGTGTATTAACCTCCcaaaataatttacataataataatggaAGTGAATATTTGATTCATGGCATGGGAACAATGCGGATATCAGATGATATGTTGAATAATTCGAATGACATAAagaagaataataataataataataataataataaattttcatCAGTACAACAAATGGTTGATAATAAATCTGTAGCTCAATCGATTCTTtcacataataataataataataataatgtgaacagtattaataataataacaatagttacgatatttatgatattatatctGTAAAATCCTTTTCAAATGACAATGTAAACAACATGTGCAGTGTTGATAAAATGATGAACgttcataataatattgtatCATCAAAGAATACGAAAGAAGATGAATTGTTAAAAGaacataatttatatttaaagaaagGTAGTGAAGTTGTTCCTAATAatcaatattataatctaggcgaatataataaattaaatttacAAATGTTAAATGTCACAGATTTAGATATATTAGAAAAGCGAACCgatataaatgatatatttaacaaTAGTTTGTCAGAAACAAATAAAAGTGCAAATAACACCACCAccaataataataataataataataatattcatagtaataatattcataataatattcataatatcCATAATAATGGAGCCATACGAACCAATTCTGTATCTGCCGAAAATCATCTTATTCTTGataatagaaataataagaaaaaaacgGACATGTTGgaaaatatgatatattgTTCAACTATTGAAAGTAAGTTAATGGGtttgaataaaaataaaatggaaGGGAACCTTGATAtgaataatgataatataaacaatgataatataaacaatgataatataaacaatgATAATGTAAACAACGATCATTTAAACAGTGTGGTAAGGGGACATACGGTGGATTGTGAACTTACCACAGAAGACGCTGTTGCACAAAAGAAAGGAGCAAGTAAAGATAAATCAGGAACGCCATCTGATAACAAAGTTAGTATATATGAATTGTTAATAAATGCATTTAATggtaagaaaaaaaatgtcacaaaaaatgtaaatgaaaaaaataaaaatgcAGAGAACGATGAAGGTGTAGGACTAAGAAGTGATGCAAATCGCAATATGAACAATACGAATAACGTGGACAATACGAATAACTTGGACAATACGAATAACTTGGACAATACAAACAACGTGGACAATACGAATAACGTGGACAATACGAACAACGTGGACAATACAAACAACGTGGACAATACAAACAACGTGGACAATACGAACAACATGAACAGGGATGATAAAGACCAATCTATACTTATGTCACAGATCAAATTGAAGAACGACCATCGAAGTGAAGAAGAGCAACTTCATCTGAAAGGTAAAACAAATCATAAGGATagtataataaatgaaaaaaggaaaagcATGATGGAAAAGAAAAGCATTAGTCTCCATAAAAATGTTagtaataatgataatcTTGCCTTTTTGAACAACCAAcaagatgataatataaaccACGCAAACCATACAAGAAGTACCATACAAAAAATGAGTGTGTTTCATAACAACAACATGAGTAATATTCCATCAGGTTGTGCAATGCAGAATGATGAAGACAATATGGTTCTTCTTGGTAACGAGAATATgctttttaaaaaaggtGGTAGCATAATGAATTTTGGAGATgttgataataatacaatttgtgcaatgaataaaaatgagAGAAGGttaacaaataatatgaagGTTGGTCCTAACATTATTGCTGATAATAAGGATGAGGAGCTTGTGAATGtggaaaaattaaataatggAGAATTAGTATATATTGGTAAGAACATATGTTCAGAACAATTAATAAATCAACGTAAAGTTGTTGAATGGAAACTTTCATTTGAAAATCACAAAGTGGATATAGTGAATACTTCTATGTTATTAGAGGAGTTGATATTGAATCCGACAGTATGTAAATATGTACCAGgtgaattatataataaaatattaaaatgttatGAAAAGTTAGATTTTATGATAACAaatttgaataatataaatgagGAAATGGAAACTAtgaaaaatgtatataacacagaaagtaataataataataataataataataataatgaacatggtgataataatattgacaatattgttaataaaaatgttagGACAAGTTTATTAAAAAACGATTATATGAAGACAGCACCAACCGAAAGAAATAATAGTATAAACCATTCAATGAATGAAAATGATGTCAGTATGATGTATGAtgattttaaaaattattggGACTCACCTCTTGGGAAAAATAATAgcataaataatatgatgatgatgatgaataatagtataaataatattaacagAGGTTCTAATTCGATGAATCTATCAGCAAGCGAATTAATGAAAAGCATATCTAACGGTATACATTTGAATCAAAAAATGAATACTTTGACATCTTCCTTGCCTCATGACTTTTTGTTGAATAATAACATGTTGGGTTCTATAAccaataataataataataacagcaataataataacagcaataataataacagcagtaataataacagcaataataataacagcagtaataataacagcagtaataataacaacagtaataataataacaataataataatataaatttggGTATGACTACTCCTTTGAACAATGCAAATATAATACAGAAccatttaaataattccatgttaaaaaataatatggttaataaaaattccGCACATAATTTGTCTAGTCACTTaaataacaacaacaaaATATCTAAGAAGAAGTCGACCCTTTCTACGTacaacaataatatgaatgaaagtaataatagtatgaatttaaatatgaatatgaaTTCGACAAATAATTTGAATAGTTCTAGTGTGATGATGATGTTGATGAATAATGCTCAGAATAATTCTGTGGGTTCAAATGAATTAAATTTTAAcaataataagaataattcGATAcagaagaaatatattaataataataataataataataatagtaataatagtaataatagtaatagtaataataatgatatgaCGCTGTTATTGAATAACATGAATGATGTAAGGATCAGTCCAAAcgttttattaaataataataatttattttttcaagGTAATAGTTATAAGAAGGATGAATCAAATACTGGGAATAAAATGAGCAAGGATATGAATCTTATTAATAATGCGCACACGAATGTTgaaatgatgaaaaatgataacatgaacaataataacagcagtaataataattttgttgTAGGTAGAGATTTGAAGGATATAAAAACtcttaataaaatattattgttaaATAATAGCAATTTGAATAGTATAAAGGGAGTAAGtttaaatgaaaaacaattattaaattatattaatcataataatcataataataataataatagtagtagtagtaataatagtatGAGCGGAATGCCATCCGTGAATTCTAATATTGATGCAAGTCTTCTAACCCTTCTAAGCATgacaaaaaataataacaacaacaacaataataataataataataataataattatattaataatattggTTCGGGAATTAGTTGCACTGGCATTAGTAATAAAAACCTTATGATAAATAATCAGAATgcaaaaaataataaccataacaataataataatgataaattCAAAGGAGGAAACCCTTTTAATGATTTTAATGGAATGGTTACttctaataatattaaaaaaatcttaaacaatgaaaataataataataataataatttatatatgatgaataataataaaatacccataaatgatattaatGTCCAATATGTAGAAGCATTAAACAGTCAATTCAATTTCTTATCAAGAGATAGTAGAAAAATAGACACGGAAAATAACGCAATTAACATATTAAACTTTTCGAACGATCtagaaaaaaaatctaATAATACCATGGTAGATATATGTGAAAAGACCAACAACAAAAAGATATAa
- a CDS encoding mitochondrial carrier protein, putative (transcript variant 2; alternatively spliced) encodes MDDEDNKHIVFDTFMGSIIGCTISKIILYPLDTIKINKQIYKQPIEKGNNEYKKNLLTYIQIKNKNKNTIFLYNFIKTYGFKDLYKGFTFSSLTTIPATCLYFCCFEYLKLKKLQYNNVFQEKGIINDKSNKNDDLNFISYFSLGSKISTAERAQDNIQTNKRVYLQTRLIKIV; translated from the exons atggATGATGAAG ataataaacatatagTGTTTGACACTTTTATGGGTTCTATAATCGGTTGTACGATTAGTAAAATCATACTTTACCCTTTGGATactataaaaataaataaacagATTTATAAACAACCAATTGAAAAAGGGAATAAcgaatataaaaaaaatcttTTAACTTACAttcaaattaaaaataaaaataaaaatactaTATTTTTGTACAACTTTATTAAAACCTATGGATTTAAGGACTTGTACAAAGGTTTCAC ATTTTCTTCCCTCACAACCATTCCGGCAACATGTTTATACTTTTGTTGTTTTGAATATttgaaattaaaaaagttacaatataataatgtatttCAAGAAAAGGGAATTATAAATGACAAGTCAAATAAGAATGACGACCTAAATTTTATTAGTTACTTTTCTCTAg gCTCAAAAATATCTACAGCTGAAAGAGCACAAGACAACATCCAAACTAATAAAAGAGTATATTTACAAACAAGGCTTATCAAga TTGTATAG
- a CDS encoding hypothetical protein (conserved Plasmodium protein, unknown function), translating into MAKRKYMSKVDGKINVGEKHQAKIPDLVTDENEKTNVEETQPVENVNNVNDDVRKNKKAKTEQVEETTNNAAEEQVQQEEPVETTPANEEAANGEAANEEVANEEAANGEVANEEEANEEVANGEEAHEELANGEEAHEELANGEEANEEPSNEEQANEEEANEKPSNEEEANEKPANEEEGNEEPANE; encoded by the coding sequence atggcaaaaagaaaatatatgtcAAAAGTCGAcggaaaaataaatgttgGAGAAAAACATCAAGCGAAAATTCCAGATCTTGTAACCGATGAAAATGAGAAAACTAATGTTGAAGAAACTCAACCTGTGGAAAATGTAAACAATGTTAATGATGAtgtaagaaaaaataaaaaagcTAAAACAGAACAAGTTGAAGAAACAACAAATAATGCTGCTGAAGAACAAGTTCAACAAGAAGAACCTGTAGAAACAACACCAGCAAATGAAGAAGCAGCAAATGGAGAAGCAGCAAATGAAGAAGTAGCAAATGAAGAAGCAGCAAATGGAGAAGTAGcaaatgaagaagaagCAAATGAAGAAGTAGCAAATGGAGAAGAAGCACATGAAGAACTAGCAAATGGAGAAGAAGCACATGAAGAACTAGCAAATGGAGAAGAAGCAAACGAAGAACCATCAAATGAAGAACAAGcaaatgaagaagaagCAAATGAAAAACCATcaaatgaagaagaagCAAATGAAAAACCAGcaaatgaagaagaagGAAATGAAGAACCAGcaaatgaataa
- a CDS encoding mitochondrial carrier protein, putative (transcript variant 1; alternatively spliced), with translation MDDEDNKHIVFDTFMGSIIGCTISKIILYPLDTIKINKQIYKQPIEKGNNEYKKNLLTYIQIKNKNKNTIFLYNFIKTYGFKDLYKGFTFSSLTTIPATCLYFCCFEYLKLKKLQYNNVFQEKGIINDKSNKNDDLNFISYFSLAFLSEAISCIIFVPIDVIKERLQAQKYLQLKEHKTTSKLIKEYIYKQGLSRLYRGYISTCLSYGMFCGSFFFFQSIGHKIMNQLDIESSHYNNLKLNLACSFISGFISSPLDIIRIRFQLQEKDKTFFYYKNFMDGLKKLCREDNRRIYNLFKGNFYRCCLLSLSMTINVSVIEMYKKYMISKKSQ, from the exons atggATGATGAAG ataataaacatatagTGTTTGACACTTTTATGGGTTCTATAATCGGTTGTACGATTAGTAAAATCATACTTTACCCTTTGGATactataaaaataaataaacagATTTATAAACAACCAATTGAAAAAGGGAATAAcgaatataaaaaaaatcttTTAACTTACAttcaaattaaaaataaaaataaaaatactaTATTTTTGTACAACTTTATTAAAACCTATGGATTTAAGGACTTGTACAAAGGTTTCAC ATTTTCTTCCCTCACAACCATTCCGGCAACATGTTTATACTTTTGTTGTTTTGAATATttgaaattaaaaaagttacaatataataatgtatttCAAGAAAAGGGAATTATAAATGACAAGTCAAATAAGAATGACGACCTAAATTTTATTAGTTACTTTTCTCTAg CTTTTTTGTCTGAGGCTATTTcttgtataatttttgtgCCTATAGATGTGATTAAAGAAAGGCTACAa gCTCAAAAATATCTACAGCTGAAAGAGCACAAGACAACATCCAAACTAATAAAAGAGTATATTTACAAACAAGGCTTATCAAga TTGTATAGAGGTTATATTTCAACTTGTTTATCTTATGGTATGTTTTGTGGATccttcttcttttttcaaagc ATTGGtcataaaattatgaacCAACTCGATATTGAATCATCACATTATAATAACTTAAAATTAAATCTTGCTTGCTCATTTATTTCTGGTTTTATAAGTTCCCCCTTGGATATAATCAGAATAAG ATTCCAGTTACAAGAAAAGGACAAGACCTTTTTCTACTACAAAAATTTTATGGAC GgattgaaaaaattatgcAGAGAAGACAATCGAAGGATTTACAACCTTTTTAAAGGGAATTTCTATAGATGCTGTTTATTAAGTCTTAGCATGACCATAAATGTGTCAGTGATAgaaatgtataaaaaatatatgatttcCAAGAAATcacaataa